Proteins encoded by one window of Panicum virgatum strain AP13 chromosome 7N, P.virgatum_v5, whole genome shotgun sequence:
- the LOC120683704 gene encoding tRNA-dihydrouridine(20) synthase [NAD(P)+]-like: protein MEYRDKLVLAPMVRVGTLPFRLLAAEYGADITYGEEIIDHKFLKCERVINESLGTTDFVEKGTDNVVFRTCPQERGRVVFQMGTSHAVRALKAAEIVCHDVAAIDINMGCPKSFSLSGGMGAALLSKPELIHDILTTLRRNLDTTVTCKIRLLNTPKDTVELARRIEKTGVPALAVHGRKIKDRPRDPAKWDEIADVVSALSIPVIANGDVFEYEDFKRIKDATGAASVMVARGAMWNASIFCAKGKTPWEEVKREYVRKSILWDNDVKSTKHTLKEMIMHYSCLELPEGKGVIKCDTSADLAKLYGEEDYYNFVVSNRK from the exons ATGGAGTACCGCGACAAGCTGGTGCTCGCGCCCATGGTCCGCGTG GGCACCTTGCCATTTAGGCTACTGGCTGCTGAATATGGTGCTGATATCACTTATGGAGAAGAAATAATTGATCACAAATTCTTGAAATGCGAGCGTGTTATAAATG AATCTCTTGGGACTACTGATTTTGTGGAGAAAGGGACTGACAACGTAGTTTTCCGTACATGCCCACAAGAAAGGGGTAGGGTTGTATTCCAAATGGGCACATCACATGCTGTGAGAGCACTTAAAGCTGCTGAGATTGT GTGCCATGATGTTGCTGCTATAGATATCAACATGGGTTGTCCAAAGTCTTTCTCGCTTAGTGGAGGGATGGGTGCTGCATTACTCTCCAAACCTGAGCTTATACATGAT ATTTTGACGACATTGCGGAGGAACTTGGATACAACAGTGACATGCAAAATTCGTCTTCTGAACACACCTAAGGACACTGTGGAGTTGGCACGCCGCATTGAAAAAACTGGTGTTCCTGCTCTTGCTGTACATGGAAG AAAGATTAAAGACAGACCAAGAGATCCTGCTAAGTGGGATGAGATTGCGGATGTTGTGTCAGCCCTGTCAATTCCAGTTATAGCTAATGGAGATGTCTTTGAATATGAGGACTTTAAAAGAATTAAAGATGCTACAG GTGCCGCTTCGGTTATGGTTGCTAGAGGTGCCATGTGGAATGCCTCTATCTTTTGTGCCAAAGGAAAAACACCTTGGGAAGAGGTCAAAAGAGAGTATGTAAGAAAG AGCATATTGTGGGACAATGATGTGAAGAGCACGAAACATACCTTGAAAGAAATGATAATGCACTATTCTTGCCTTGAACTGCCTGAAGGGAAAGGTGTTATAAAATGTGACACTTCAGCAGATTTAGC GAAACTATATGGGGAGGAGGACTACTATAATTTTGTTGTTTCGAATAGGAAATGA